DNA sequence from the Limisphaerales bacterium genome:
ATCGCCCGCATCAAAATGCGCAACAATGGTGGATGCCAAATGCCCGCCGGCCGAGGAGCCCATCACGCCGATGCGTTGCGGGTCAATTTCCCATTCCTTTGCGTGATGCCGCACCGTGCGCATCGCCCGCGACACATCCTGCAACATCACCGGATGCCGATACCCCGCCGAGCCGAGGCGATATTTTAAAACAAAACAATGAATGCCTTTCGCCGCCAAGAAATCCGCATAGCCTTTGCCCTCGTGCGGTGCGAGCCCGCCGTAGCCACCGCCGGGGCAAATTACCATGGCCGCGCCCGTGGGCTTGGCCGCCCAATATGGCGTCAACGTCGGAATATCGCGTGGCGTGGCGTCCTTTTGTCCGGGCGCTTTGCCGGACCATAATGGGAATTCTTTTTGCGGGAGGTCTGCTGCGAAAACAGTTGCTACCAAAAAAACGGGGAACAATCGAATGAGTTGCATACCCAAATGCTACCACGCCTCGCGCAGAAAGCGCAGGAAATTTCCGTGCATCACACCCGCAATATCGTCCTGTGAATAGCCGCGCGCGGATAGCAACTCCGGCAAGCGCTGTAGATCGGCAATGGTATCGAGATCGCCAGGGCTTTGTTCGCGGCCAAAGCCGCCATCAAGATCCGTGCCAATGCCGATGTGCCGGGCGTTGCCCGCGAGTTGGCAAATGTGATCCAAATGGTCGATCATATGTTCCAGCTTCACGCCGGAAGATTCAGGGGTAGTTGTGCCCCGTTGCCAACCCGGTACCATCATCCATGCGTCCAGCGCACCGCCAATCACGGCATCACGCTCGACGAGTCGCAAGATTTGTTCGTCAGAAAACTGGCGATCATTTGGCACTAAGGCCCGGCAGTTATTATGACTCGCCCACACGGATCCGCCAAAGGCATCCAACGCTTCGGCAAAACTGTCGTCACACAAATGAGTAGCATCAAGGATGAGCTTGAACTGCTCCATTTCTGCGAGCAATTCCCGCCCACGCGGCCCCAACCCGCCAGTGGAGGCCGTGCCCTGCGCGTACGTGCCCGGCCCATAATGCGACAGCCCCAGCGCGCGCAAACCCTGTGCATGAGATCTTTCCAGCCACGCGGGTGTGATGATGGAATCGGCACCTTCCAGTGAAAGAATGTAACCAATGGGCGCGTCATTCGGCGGATTGTTTTCCCATAAATCCACATGACGATCGAGACTGGTTCTATCGGCGATTTGCACCATCTCCCCCTGCACCTCCATTGCGCGATACCACGCGAGCTGGCCTTGAGTTTGCGCCCACGCCTGTTCCGGTGAATGCCAACCGGAAAGCCGGTTGCCCTGCTTTACATATCGAGCAATTTGAGTAGCCACACACAAGCCCACGGAGCCACGGCGCATTTCGGGGAGCGACACCGTTCCCCGGCCGCGATCTTTTAAATCGCTCATGCCAGTCTCGCGTTCGCGCAAGATGGAAACTGGCTGTGTGAGATCGCGGTTCCATTCCATCGCATTCATCGAAAGATCGAGATGAGCATCCAGAATCAACATCGGCGGAGGGTACTGTCGCCAAGAGACAAAGTCATTGACTTTCTCCCTCGCTTCACTGGAAATAAAAGCGCTACTGGTTTGATTATGAAACAAATTTTACATCCACTAACCAAAACTCTCGCCCTCCCAGTACTGGCACTCCCGTTGATATTTTCAACCGGGTGTTCCGAAGATGAAATAACCGACTCCGTCCCGGATCCTGTAGAAGAACCCGGCCCCGCAGATTCTGATTTGCCTGAACCCGCGCCGAAAAAGAAATAACCGTCGGCCGACTGGCGAAAAATCACACCCCCAATCGCCGACGCCGCGCGGAAACTTCCCAGCGTGCCGTCGCCGACCCGTCAGACACCACCCACACCTCATCATGCAATGCCACAGTGGGGCAAATATGTTCCGGAATGGCATAAGCGCAATCGC
Encoded proteins:
- a CDS encoding alpha/beta hydrolase is translated as MQLIRLFPVFLVATVFAADLPQKEFPLWSGKAPGQKDATPRDIPTLTPYWAAKPTGAAMVICPGGGYGGLAPHEGKGYADFLAAKGIHCFVLKYRLGSAGYRHPVMLQDVSRAMRTVRHHAKEWEIDPQRIGVMGSSAGGHLASTIVAHFDAGDAKAKDPIDRVSSRPDAAILCYPVISMGKFTHKGSKRNLLGATPAPELAKLLSNELQVKPNSPPCFIWHTWEDTAVPVENSLLFASALRQKKVRVDLHVYEAGRHGLGLGGGRAGGKLHPWTSALLFWLEQRKFLSKQSAQ
- a CDS encoding membrane dipeptidase — translated: MLILDAHLDLSMNAMEWNRDLTQPVSILRERETGMSDLKDRGRGTVSLPEMRRGSVGLCVATQIARYVKQGNRLSGWHSPEQAWAQTQGQLAWYRAMEVQGEMVQIADRTSLDRHVDLWENNPPNDAPIGYILSLEGADSIITPAWLERSHAQGLRALGLSHYGPGTYAQGTASTGGLGPRGRELLAEMEQFKLILDATHLCDDSFAEALDAFGGSVWASHNNCRALVPNDRQFSDEQILRLVERDAVIGGALDAWMMVPGWQRGTTTPESSGVKLEHMIDHLDHICQLAGNARHIGIGTDLDGGFGREQSPGDLDTIADLQRLPELLSARGYSQDDIAGVMHGNFLRFLREAW